From one Candidatus Nanopelagicales bacterium genomic stretch:
- the tatC gene encoding twin-arginine translocase subunit TatC codes for MTATEETAKGGRRRSPRDDQGSMTLVEHLRELRTRLVKAGLAILVGMVVGWIYYPQIFSFLSQPFEAVIEQARAEGRDVTLALTGVADPFVLQIQISAFAGLVLAAPVWLYQLWRYVTPGLHRNEKKWAYVFAAVATPLFAAGVVMAYVVLPYGLQILFGFTPDGVENIVSVDKYLSFFIRTVLIFGVGFLLPLLVVMLNFAGVLSGRKLISWWRGIIVGVFIFAAIATPTGDPVNLMLLAGPILLLVAAAVGISLLNDRRRAKRRGAEPSYETWEDDEASPMPVVDLDPADDLPSALDDDPEPGPDAR; via the coding sequence GTGACCGCCACCGAGGAGACCGCCAAGGGCGGCCGCCGTCGCTCCCCGCGCGACGACCAGGGCTCGATGACCCTGGTCGAGCACCTGCGCGAGCTGCGGACGCGGCTGGTCAAGGCCGGCCTGGCCATCCTCGTCGGCATGGTCGTCGGGTGGATCTACTACCCGCAAATCTTCAGCTTCCTCAGCCAGCCGTTCGAAGCGGTGATCGAGCAGGCCCGCGCCGAGGGCCGCGACGTCACCCTGGCCCTCACCGGTGTCGCCGACCCGTTCGTCCTGCAGATCCAGATCTCCGCCTTCGCCGGGCTCGTCCTGGCCGCGCCCGTGTGGCTGTACCAGCTGTGGCGCTACGTCACCCCGGGTCTGCACCGCAACGAGAAGAAGTGGGCGTACGTCTTCGCCGCGGTCGCGACGCCGCTGTTCGCCGCCGGCGTCGTGATGGCGTACGTGGTGCTGCCCTACGGCCTGCAGATCCTCTTCGGCTTCACGCCCGACGGTGTCGAGAACATCGTCTCGGTCGACAAGTACCTGTCGTTCTTCATCCGCACCGTGCTGATCTTCGGCGTCGGCTTCCTGCTGCCGCTGCTGGTCGTGATGCTGAACTTCGCCGGCGTGCTGTCGGGCCGCAAGCTGATCTCGTGGTGGCGCGGGATCATCGTGGGCGTCTTCATCTTCGCCGCCATCGCGACCCCGACCGGGGACCCGGTCAACCTGATGCTGCTGGCCGGTCCGATCCTGCTGCTGGTCGCAGCGGCTGTCGGCATCTCGCTGCTCAACGACCGGCGACGGGCCAAGCGCCGCGGCGCCGAGCCGTCGTACGAGACGTGGGAGGACGACGAGGCGTCGCCGATGCCGGTGGTCGACCTCGACCCGGCCGACGACCTGCCCTCGGCCCTCGACGACGATCCCGAGCCGGGGCCGGACGCCCGCTGA
- the tatA gene encoding Sec-independent protein translocase subunit TatA, whose protein sequence is MRLPQGWEWLIIVLLIVLLFGAKRLPDAARGLGRSLRIFKAETKGLAEDTKNAAKEDATGADETPAVTAADKPAVTAEAQPAPHAAPAQPAQPAAEATAAPAEQRAEG, encoded by the coding sequence ATGCGACTGCCCCAGGGCTGGGAGTGGCTGATCATCGTCCTGCTCATCGTGCTGCTGTTCGGCGCCAAGCGCCTGCCGGACGCCGCCCGGGGGCTGGGACGGTCGCTGCGCATCTTCAAGGCGGAGACCAAGGGCCTGGCCGAGGACACCAAGAACGCCGCCAAGGAGGACGCCACCGGTGCTGACGAGACCCCGGCCGTGACGGCCGCGGACAAGCCGGCCGTGACCGCGGAGGCGCAGCCCGCCCCGCACGCCGCTCCGGCGCAGCCCGCGCAGCCCGCGGCCGAGGCAACCGCGGCGCCCGCGGAGCAGCGCGCCGAGGGCTGA
- a CDS encoding FKBP-type peptidyl-prolyl cis-trans isomerase encodes MDKPEIDFIEGPPPADLVITDLVVGDGAEAVPGATVLVHYVGVDFENGEEFDASWNRGEPISFPLRGLIQGWQDGIPGMKVGGRRQLVIPPALAYGETGGHRLAGRTLVFVIDLLDVS; translated from the coding sequence ATGGACAAGCCCGAGATCGACTTCATCGAGGGCCCGCCGCCGGCCGACCTGGTCATCACCGACCTCGTCGTCGGCGACGGCGCCGAGGCGGTCCCTGGTGCCACCGTGCTGGTGCACTACGTGGGCGTGGACTTCGAGAACGGCGAGGAGTTCGACGCCTCCTGGAACCGCGGCGAGCCGATCTCCTTCCCGTTGCGTGGCCTGATCCAGGGCTGGCAGGACGGCATCCCGGGCATGAAGGTCGGCGGCCGGCGTCAGCTGGTCATCCCGCCGGCGCTGGCGTACGGCGAGACCGGCGGCCACCGACTGGCCGGCCGGACCCTGGTGTTCGTCATCGACCTCCTCGACGTCTCCTGA
- a CDS encoding WYL domain-containing protein — MTGRDTRGGPPTVPAAAEQLSRLLALVPWLSAHDGVTVAEAAEHFGVTPDQLERDLWLLVVTGLPGHLPDQLVDIQFWDDGGRIHVLDPQTLGRPLRLSPDEAMALLVGLRLLAQVPGDHDRAALASATATLERAAGDAAHGSARVQVSVESPDVASGPVEQAVRERRALRLRYLGGARDEVTERVVDPLRILVVGDRPYLVGWCRRAGAVRTFRLDRVLHAEVLAEPAAPPPDAAVRSVEPGGLRPEDATVVTVELRPEARWAADQPAALSAEETPDGSLRVRFAVGDPAWIVGQALRWGGAGRVVAPPEVVTAVRDAAEAALAGYGDPPDG, encoded by the coding sequence GTGACCGGCCGAGACACCCGAGGCGGACCGCCGACGGTCCCGGCCGCAGCGGAGCAGCTGTCCCGGCTGCTGGCGCTGGTGCCGTGGCTCAGCGCCCACGACGGGGTGACGGTCGCGGAGGCGGCCGAGCACTTCGGCGTGACTCCCGACCAGCTCGAGCGGGACCTGTGGCTGCTCGTCGTCACCGGGCTGCCCGGCCACCTGCCGGACCAGCTGGTGGACATCCAGTTCTGGGACGACGGGGGACGGATCCACGTCCTGGATCCGCAGACCCTGGGCCGGCCGCTGCGGCTGTCGCCGGACGAGGCCATGGCGCTGCTGGTCGGGCTGCGGCTGCTGGCGCAGGTGCCTGGCGACCACGACCGGGCCGCGCTCGCGTCCGCCACGGCCACGCTGGAGCGCGCGGCGGGGGACGCCGCCCACGGCAGTGCCCGGGTGCAGGTGAGCGTCGAGAGCCCGGACGTGGCGTCCGGGCCGGTGGAGCAGGCCGTGCGGGAGCGCCGCGCGCTGCGGCTGCGCTACCTCGGCGGGGCGCGCGACGAGGTCACCGAGCGGGTCGTGGACCCGCTGCGGATCCTGGTGGTGGGGGACCGGCCGTACCTGGTGGGGTGGTGCCGTCGGGCCGGGGCGGTGCGTACCTTCCGCCTCGACCGGGTGCTCCACGCCGAGGTGCTGGCCGAGCCGGCAGCGCCCCCGCCGGACGCCGCAGTGCGATCCGTCGAGCCCGGGGGCCTGCGCCCCGAGGACGCGACGGTCGTGACCGTCGAGCTGCGGCCGGAGGCGCGCTGGGCGGCGGACCAGCCGGCCGCCCTGTCGGCCGAGGAGACCCCGGACGGGAGTCTGCGGGTCCGGTTCGCGGTCGGCGACCCGGCCTGGATCGTGGGCCAGGCGCTGCGCTGGGGCGGCGCCGGGCGGGTCGTCGCGCCCCCCGAGGTCGTCACGGCGGTCCGGGACGCAGCCGAGGCCGCGCTCGCCGGGTACGGGGATCCTCCGGACGGCTGA
- a CDS encoding FKBP-type peptidyl-prolyl cis-trans isomerase — protein sequence MTRRPALAAAAALLAPVLVLTACSSSGTTTGATSTPSSSSAAPESSSAEPTESGPTGEPQVITVADVSVQGAADQPPLVQFPVPATATELTTADVVEGKGKEAAPDSTITFNYVGIGAETGTTFDSSFDRGEPLTYPLTGLIPGWQEGIPGMKEGGRRVLVIPGELAYGANPPTPDILPNETLIFVIDLVSIP from the coding sequence GTGACCCGACGCCCCGCCCTCGCGGCCGCCGCCGCGCTGCTCGCGCCCGTGCTCGTCCTCACCGCGTGCAGCTCCTCCGGCACCACCACCGGAGCGACCTCGACGCCGAGCAGCAGCAGCGCCGCCCCGGAGTCGTCCAGCGCCGAGCCGACCGAGAGCGGCCCGACCGGGGAGCCGCAGGTCATCACGGTCGCGGACGTGTCCGTGCAGGGCGCGGCCGACCAGCCGCCGCTGGTCCAGTTCCCGGTCCCGGCCACCGCGACCGAGCTCACCACCGCCGACGTGGTCGAGGGCAAGGGCAAGGAGGCCGCGCCCGACTCGACCATCACCTTCAACTACGTGGGCATCGGGGCCGAGACGGGCACGACGTTCGACTCCTCCTTCGACCGCGGCGAGCCCCTGACCTACCCGCTGACCGGGCTCATCCCGGGCTGGCAGGAGGGCATCCCGGGCATGAAGGAGGGTGGTCGGCGGGTGCTCGTCATCCCCGGTGAGCTGGCGTACGGCGCCAACCCGCCGACGCCCGACATCCTGCCCAACGAGACGCTCATCTTCGTGATCGACCTGGTCAGCATCCCCTGA
- a CDS encoding WYL domain-containing protein — MAAGRPVSRAQIRAVVAGYADSPSGDAFERMFERDKDELRGMGIPVETVVNAGGEVEGYRIRREDYALPPVRFSAEELAVLGLAARAWEQASLGPAAAAALRKLEASGGGVAAPDGLGVTTRVAPADAAFLPLSAAVRHRREVRFDYRRPGQEEVLTRRVHPWGLVSRRGRWYLVGFDLDRDAERVFRLSRIVGTPRPVGDPGAFDLPAGVDPRDLVGRGGDPDRGPVRAVVRLRPGAAHRLRRWGAPGGTRPAGTEDAVGEPAAGAPAAGDLVVLAGADEESLAAEIAAVGDAAVVVSPAEVRAAVLRRLRHVRDAHAPGAHS; from the coding sequence ATGGCGGCGGGCCGCCCGGTGTCCCGCGCGCAGATCCGGGCCGTGGTCGCGGGCTACGCCGACAGCCCCAGTGGCGACGCCTTCGAGCGGATGTTCGAGCGCGACAAGGACGAGCTGCGCGGGATGGGGATCCCGGTGGAGACCGTCGTCAACGCCGGGGGCGAGGTCGAGGGCTACCGGATCCGGCGGGAGGACTACGCGCTGCCGCCGGTGCGGTTCAGCGCGGAGGAGCTCGCCGTGCTCGGCCTGGCGGCCCGGGCCTGGGAGCAGGCCAGCCTGGGCCCCGCCGCGGCCGCCGCCCTGCGCAAGCTCGAGGCGTCCGGGGGCGGCGTGGCCGCGCCGGACGGGCTGGGCGTCACGACCCGGGTGGCGCCGGCCGATGCGGCGTTCCTGCCGCTCAGCGCCGCCGTGCGCCACCGGCGCGAGGTCCGTTTCGACTACCGCCGTCCGGGCCAGGAGGAGGTCCTGACCCGCCGGGTCCACCCCTGGGGCCTGGTCTCGCGGCGGGGCCGCTGGTACCTCGTCGGGTTCGACCTCGACCGCGACGCCGAGCGCGTCTTCCGGCTGTCCCGCATCGTGGGGACGCCGCGCCCCGTCGGCGACCCGGGGGCCTTCGACCTCCCCGCCGGCGTGGACCCGCGTGACCTCGTCGGCCGCGGGGGCGACCCTGACCGCGGGCCCGTGCGGGCCGTCGTGCGGCTGCGACCCGGGGCGGCCCACCGGCTCCGCCGCTGGGGCGCGCCGGGAGGAACCCGGCCGGCCGGCACCGAGGACGCCGTGGGCGAACCCGCCGCGGGGGCGCCCGCAGCCGGCGACCTGGTCGTGCTCGCCGGTGCCGACGAGGAGTCGCTGGCGGCCGAGATCGCGGCCGTGGGCGACGCGGCCGTGGTCGTGTCCCCGGCCGAGGTCCGCGCGGCGGTGCTGCGCCGCCTGCGACACGTGCGCGACGCCCACGCACCGGGAGCGCACTCGTGA